The DNA region GACAGTACGTAAATGCAAAAAACAAAACCAGAAAGCGAAAATAGTAATCACCGGCTGCTATGGCCAGGTCAACGAAAAAGCCCTTAAAGACGTATCCCAGGCAGATCTGGTGGTGGGCAGGTGCAGTCCGGAAAATCTTTTATCAGTGCTCCGCGAACTGGGATTCAGCCAAAAAACAGCCCCCGAAGGGATAAAATCATTCTCCGGCCACACCCGGGCTTTCCTTAAGGTCCAGGACGGCTGCGACCACCGCTGCAGCTACTGCATCGTGCCGCTGGCCCGGGGGAGGTCACGAAGCCGGGAACTTTCTGACATAATGGCCGAGGCCGGCCGGCTGGTTGGCTCCGGGCACAAGGAATTGGTGCTGGCCGGGGTCCGGCTGGGTGATTTCAAGCCTTCCTTAAGGGTGCTGCTGAAATCGATCCACGACATTCCGGGACTGGAAAGGATCCGCTTAAGCTCGCTGGAACCCGACGATGCCAGCGATGATCTGATTGAGACCCTAGCAGAACTGCCCAAAGTGGCCCGGCATCTGCATCTTCCCCTGCAGAGCGGCGACGACAAGATCCTGAGGCTGATGAACCGTCCCTATTCCATGAAATATTTCTCGGCCCTGCTGCATAAGGTCAAAAAAGCCATGCCCGAAATGACCTTTGGCACCGACATCATCGTGGGTTTTCCCGGGGAAGGCGAGCAGGAGTTCGGGCAGAGCTATAACGCCGCCAAAGACCTTCCCTTAAGCCAGCTGCATGTCTTCACTTATTCCAAAAGGCCGCAGACCAAAGCCGCCGAAATGCCCGGCCAGATCCCCGAAGGGATAAAAAAAGAGCGGTCCCAAAGAATGCGGGAGATGTTTGCCCAAAAACAGCAACAACACTGGGGTTCCTTGTCCGGGCAAAGTACAGCCGTCCTGTTTGAAGGCCAGGATAAGGGGAAGTGGTCCGGTCTGGGGGAGCACTACTTCCGGGTCACGGTCAGGTCGGATGCCGACCTCAGGAACAAAATGTTGCCGGTGAAGCTGCTCACGGCCAATGAACAGGGCATG from bacterium includes:
- the mtaB gene encoding tRNA (N(6)-L-threonylcarbamoyladenosine(37)-C(2))-methylthiotransferase MtaB, producing WRAALEQAGLSPSGPGQPADIVLINTCTVTAAADQQARQTVRKCKKQNQKAKIVITGCYGQVNEKALKDVSQADLVVGRCSPENLLSVLRELGFSQKTAPEGIKSFSGHTRAFLKVQDGCDHRCSYCIVPLARGRSRSRELSDIMAEAGRLVGSGHKELVLAGVRLGDFKPSLRVLLKSIHDIPGLERIRLSSLEPDDASDDLIETLAELPKVARHLHLPLQSGDDKILRLMNRPYSMKYFSALLHKVKKAMPEMTFGTDIIVGFPGEGEQEFGQSYNAAKDLPLSQLHVFTYSKRPQTKAAEMPGQIPEGIKKERSQRMREMFAQKQQQHWGSLSGQSTAVLFEGQDKGKWSGLGEHYFRVTVRSDADLRNKMLPVKLLTANEQGMDGELAD